A window of the Tiliqua scincoides isolate rTilSci1 chromosome 5, rTilSci1.hap2, whole genome shotgun sequence genome harbors these coding sequences:
- the LOC136652419 gene encoding olfactory receptor 10A2-like has translation MRMNATSISCFIFQGFPRQLEVQLLMFISLSVIYMVSVTGNCLIIFVTWADITLHTPMYYFLRVLSFLEVCYISVTIPKMLHSLLSEDKSISFGGCAVQMYFILFLGTVECFLLASMSYDRYVAICLPLRYSALLSKEVCIHLTSASWLCGILIPLMNTSWTFSLPYCGSNVINHFYCDFPPVLKLACADTSLNEAVMLMSSLVITLIPFVLIITSYTCILGIIIRTPSAEGRHKVFSTCSSHLLMVTFFYGTASFTYLQPKSSYSLKRDKLLSLFYTVVTPMLNPIVYSLRNTEVKKALRKILKRKVLF, from the coding sequence ATGAGAATGAATGCGACTTCCATCTCCTGCTTCATTTTCCAGGGATTTCCCAGGCAGTTGGAGGTGCAGCTCCTCATGTTTATTTCACTTTCTGTCATATACATGGTCTCCGTAACTGGGAATTGCCTCATCATCTTCGTAACCTGGGCAGACATAACCCTCCACACTCCTATGTATTACTTCCTCAGAGTCTTGTCGTTCTTggaggtctgttacatttccgtCACCATCCCCAAGATGTTGCATAGCCTCCTTTCAGAGGACAAGTCCATCTCGTTTGGTGGGTGTGCTGTCCAGATGTATTTTATCTTATTCTTGGGCACTGTTGAGTGTTTCCTCTTGGCCTCCATGTCTTACGACCGTTACGTTGCTATATGTCTCCCCTTGCGTTATTCAGCGCTGTTGTCCAAAGAAGTCTGCATCCACCTGACGTCGGCTTCATGGTTGTGTGGCATTCTTATCCCACTGATGAACACCAGCTGGACATTTAGCTTGCCCTACTGTGGCTCTAATGTGATCAACCACTTCTACTGTGATTTCCCACCTGTTTTGAAGCTGGCCTGTGCTGACACATCCCTGAATGAGGCAGTAATGCTGATGAGCAGCTTAGTCATCACTCTGATACCTTTTGTCCTCATTATCACGTCCTATACCTGTATTCTTGGCATCATAATAAGGACACCTTCAGCTGAAGGAAGGCATAAAGTCTTCTCCACATGCTCTTCACACCTCCTCATGGTGACCTTTTTCTATGGCACAGCCAGTTTTACGTATTTACAACCCAAATCCAGTTATTCCTTGAAGCGAGATaaactcctctctctcttttataCGGTTGTAACACCAATGCTAAATCCCATCGTCTATAGCTTGAGGAACACAGAGGTGAAAAAGGCCCTGAGAAAAATACTGAAGAGGAAAGTGTTGTTCTAA
- the LOC136652420 gene encoding olfactory receptor 2D2-like → MAEGNGTTLPEEFILIGLTSHRETSMVLFGVFVFIYMAAIFGNLLIVSLVKADPHLHTPMYFFLSTFSILETCYTSTVVPQMLFHLLSVKRAIPLICCAVQLCLFLSFGITETFLLSIMAYDRYIAICLPLRYSLIITKQLCIGMVVASCMGGFLLSFINTAFTLRQSFCGHNKINHFLCEMPEMVRIACEGTQQAKMTMSISCVFTLILPLLLILLSYTCILVTILGSRSNRERRKAISTCSSHLAVVTLFFGSVLSMYLRPKSRTSMVHTKMASVFYIIVTPALNPIIYSLRNKEVLQALKKLMGTGGKCK, encoded by the coding sequence ATGGCAGAAGGCAATGGGACCACTTTGCCTGAGGAATTCATCTTAATAGGACTCACAAGCCACCGGGAGACAAGCATGGTACTTTTTGGTGTATTTGTTTTTATCTACATGGCAGCCATCTTTGGCAACTTGCTCATTGTTTCTTTGGTCAAAGCAGACCCACATCTTCATAcgcccatgtacttcttcctctcCACCTTCTCCATCCTGGAGACTTGCTATACATCCACTGTGGTGCCCCAGATGCTGTTTCACCTACTGTCTGTGAAAAGGGCCATTCCACTGATCTGTTGTGCTGTGCAACTgtgccttttcctttcctttgggATTACAGAGACCTTTCTTCTGAGCATCATGGCGTACGACCGCTACATTGCTATATGCCTTCCATTGCGTTATAGTCTCATCATAACCAAGCAGCTGTGCATTGGGATGGTAGTTGCTTCCTGTATGGGCGGTTTCTTACTTTCTTTTATTAATACTGCCTTCACTTTGAGACAATCCTTCTGTGGCCACAACAAGATTAACCATTTTCTCTGTGAAATGCCGGAAATGGTGAGGATAGCTTGTGAAGGAACACAACAAGCAAAGATGACCATGTCAATTTCCTGTGTGTTCACCCTGATTTTACCTCTTTTGTTGATACTTCTGTCATATACTTGCATTCTCGTCACCATTCTTGGTAGCCGCTCTAACAGGGAGAGGCGTAAGGCCATCTCCACCTGCTCTTCACACTTGGCAGTAGTTACGCTCTTTTTTGGTTCAGTCCTTTCGATGTACCTGAGGCCAAAGTCCAGGACTTCAATGGTGCATACCAAAATGGCCTCTGTATTTTATATAATTGTCACCCCTGCCCTCAACCCCATCATATACAGTCTGCGAAATAAGGAGGTGCTGCAGGCCCTGAAGAAATTGATGGGTACAGGCGGAAAGTGTAAGTAA